A single region of the Microtus ochrogaster isolate Prairie Vole_2 chromosome 2, MicOch1.0, whole genome shotgun sequence genome encodes:
- the Sema5b gene encoding semaphorin-5B produces the protein MVVPGPLAVSLLLPSLTLLVSQLSSSQDISSELNSEQQLCAQKEHPIVAFEDLKPWVSNFTYPGVRDFSQLALDPSRNQLIVGARNYLFRLSLANVSLLQATEWASSEDTRRSCQSKGKTEEECQNYVRVLIVSGRKVFLCGTNAFSPVCSSRQVENLSRTIEKINGVARCPYDPRHNSTAVISSQGELYAATVIDFSGRDPAIYRSLGSGPPLRTAQYNSKWLNEPNFVASFDIGLFAYFFLRENAVEHDCGRTVYSRVARVCKNDVGGRFLLEDTWTTFMKARLNCSRPGEVPFYYNELQSAFHLPEQDLIYGVFTTNVNSIAASAVCAFNLSAISRAFNGPFRYQENPRAAWLPIANPIPNFQCGTLPETGPNENLTERSLQDAQRLFLMSEAVQPVTPEPCVTQDSVRFSHLVVDLVQAKDTLYHVLYIGTESGTILKALSTASRNLRGCYLEELHVLPPGHLEPLRSLRILHSARALFVGLSDQVLRVPLERCLTYRSRGACLGARDPYCGWDGKRQHCSTLEDSSNMSLWIQNITDCPVRNVTRDGGFGPWSPWKSCEHLDGDNSGSCLCRARSCDSPRPRCGGLECLGPAIHVANCSRNGAWTTWSSWAQCSTSCGIGFQVRQRSCSNPAPRHGGRICVGKSREERFCNENTPCPVPIFWASWGSWSKCSNNCGGGVQSRRRTCENGNSCPGCGLEFKTCNPEACPEVRRNTPWTPWLPVNVTQGGARQEQRFRFTCRAPLPDPHGLQFGKRRTETRTCPADGTGACDTDALVEDLLRSGSTSPHSLSGGWAAWGPWSSCSRDCELGFRVRKRTCTNPEPRNGGLPCVGDAAEYQDCNPQACPVRGAWSCWTAWSQCSASCGGGHYQRTRSCTSPAPSPGEDICLGLHTEEALCATQACPEGWSLWSEWGVCTEDGAQSRSRSCEELVPGPGACDGNSSQSRPCPYSEIPAILPASSVEETTGCGGFSLIHLVATAVSCFLGSGLLTLAVYLSCQHCQRQSQESTLVHPATPNHLHYKGGGTPKNEKYTPMEFKTLNKNNLIPDDRASFYPLQQTNVYTTTYYPSPLNKHSFRPEASPGQRCFPNS, from the exons GCTACAGAGTGGGCCTCCAGTGAGGACACACGCCGCTCCTGTCAGAGCAAAGGGAAGACTGAG GAGGAGTGTCAGAACTATGTGCGAGTCCTGATTGTTTCCGGCCGGAAGGTGTTCCTGTGCGGCACCAATGCCTTTTCCCCAGTGTGCTCCAGCAGACAG GTGGAGAACCTCAGCCGGACTATCGAGAAAATCAATGGTGTGGCCCGCTGCCCCTACGATCCACGACACAACTCTACAGCCGTCATCTCCTCCCAGGGGGAGCTCTATGCTGCCACCGTCATCGACTTCTCAGGTCGGGACCCAGCCATCTACCGCAGCCTGGGCAGTGGGCCACCGCTTCGTACTGCCCAGTATAACTCCAAATGGCTCAATG AGCCAAATTTTGTGGCCTCGTTTGACATTGGGCTGTTTGCCTATTTCTTCCTGCGGGAGAATGCCGTGGAACATGATTGTGGGCGTACTGTGTACTCTCGGGTGGCTCGAGTGTGCAAGAATGATGTGGGGGGCCGTTTCCTGCTGGAGGACACATGGACCACATTCATGAAGGCCCGGCTCAACTGCTCCCGCCCAGGAGAGGTCCCCTTCTATTATAACGAGCTGCAGAGTGCCTTCCACCTGCCCGAGCAGGACCTCATCTATGGCGTCTTCACCACCAATGT aaacagCATCGCTGCTTCTGCCGTCTGCGCCTTCAACCTCAGTGCCATCTCCCGGGCTTTCAATGGCCCGTTTCGTTACCAGGAGAACCCCAGGGCTGCCTGGCTCCCTATCGCCAACCCCATTCCCAATTTCCag TGTGGCACCCTGCCTGAGACTGGCCCCAACGAGAACCTCACCGAACGCAGCCTGCAGGATGCGCAGCGGCTCTTCCTGATGAGCGAAGCCGTGCAGCCGGTGACACCAGAGCCCTGTGTCACCCAAGACAGCGTCCGCTTCTCACATCTCGTGGTGGACCTTGTGCAAGCTAAGGACACACTCTACCACGTACTCTACATAGGCACGG AGTCAGGCACCATCCTGAAAGCGCTGTCCACCGCCAGCCGCAACCTGAGGGGGTGCTACCTGGAGGAGCTGCACGTGCTGCCCCCTGGGCACCTTGAACCTCTTCGGAGCCTGCGCATCCTGCACAGTGCACGTGCACTCTTCGTGGGATTGAGCGACCAGGTGTTGCGGGTCCCATTGGAGAGGTGCTTGACCTACCGTAGTCGGGG GGCATGCCTGGGAGCACGGGACCCATACTGCGGCTGGGACGGGAAGCGGCAACACTGCAGCACACTTGAGGACAGTTCCAACATGAGCCTCTGGATCCAGAACATCACAGACTGTCCT GTGCGGAATGTGACACGGGATGGGGGCTTTGGCCCATGGTCACCGTGGAAATCGTGTGAGCACTTAGATGGAGACAACTCGGGTTCTTGCCTGTGCCGGGCCAGATCCTGTGACTCCCCAAGGCCCCGCTGTGGGGGCCTGGAATGCCTGGGGCCAGCCATTCATGTTGCCAATTGCTCCAG GAATGGGGCGTGGACCACATGGTCATCGTGGGCACAGTGCAGCACGTCCTGTGGGATCGGCTTCCAGGTCCGTCAGCGAAGTTGCAGTAACCCAGCGCCCCGCCACGGGGGTCGCATCTGCGTGGGCAAGAGCCGGGAGGAGCG GTTCTGTAATGAAAACACACCTTGCCCGGTGCCCATCTTCTGGGCTTCCTGGGGCTCCTGGAGCAAGTGCAGCAACAACTGTGGAGGTGGCGTGCAGTCGCGCCGTCGGACCTGCGAGAATGGCAACTCCTGCCCCGGCTGCGGCTTG GAGTTCAAGACGTGCAACCCGGAGGCCTGCCCCGAAGTGCGGCGTAACACACCCTGGACGCCCTGGTTGCCAGTGAACGTGACCCAGGGCGGCGCACGCCAGGAGCAGCGCTTCCGCTTCACGTGTCGCGCGCCGCTGCCGGACCCGCACGGCCTGCAGTTCGGCAAGAGGAGGACGGAGACCAGGACCTGCCCCGCCGACGGCACCGGAGCCTGCGACACCGACG CCCTGGTGGAGGATCTCTTGCGCAGCGGGAGCACGTCCCCGCACTCTCTGAGTGGCGGCTGGGCCGCCTGGGGCCCGTGGTCATCCTGCTCCCGGGACTGCGAGCTGGGTTTCCGCGTTCGCAAGAGAACCTGCACCAACCCGGAACCCCGCAACGGGGGCCTGCCCTGCGTGGGAGACGCTGCGGAGTACCAAGACTGCAACCCGCAGGCTTGCCCAG TGAGGGGTGCCTGGTCCTGTTGGACCGCATGGTCCCAGTGCTCAGCATCCTGCGGTGGTGGCCACTATCAACGCACCCGTTCCTGCACCAGCCCTGCACCGTCCCCAGGTGAGGACATCTGCCTCGGGCTGCACACGGAGGAGGCACTATGTGCTACGCAGGCCTGCCCAG AAGGCTGGTCACTGTGGTCAGAGTGGGGTGTCTGTACTGAGGATGGGGCCCAGAGCAGGAGCCGGAGCTGTGAGGAGCTTGTCCCAGGGCCAGGTGCCTGTGATGGCAACAGCAGCCAGAGCCGGCCCTGTCCCTACAGTGAGATTCCTG CCATCCTGCCTGCTTCCAGTGTGGAGGAGACCACCGGCTGTGGAG ggTTCAGTCTCATCCACCTGGTAGCCACTGCTGTATCCTGcttcctgggctctgggctcttgACCTTGGCGGTGTACCTGTCTTGCCAGCACTGCCAGCGCCAATCTCAGGAGTCCACGCTTGTCCATCCTGCCACTCCTAACCACTTGCACTACAAGGGTGGGGGCACCCCCAAGAATGAGAAATACACCCCCATGGAATTCAAG ACACTGAACAAGAATAACTTGATCCCCGACGACAGAGCCAGTTTCTACCCTCTGCAGCAGACCAATGTGTATACGACTACCTACTACCCCAGCCCACTGAACAAGCACAGCTTTCGGCCTGAGGCATCACCTGGACAGCGCTGTTTCCCCAACAGCTGA